The proteins below are encoded in one region of Clostridia bacterium:
- a CDS encoding RRXRR domain-containing protein: MANKPNEQPRVPVVSMDGKPLMPTTPARARKMMRDGVAKPRRNKLGLFFIQMARPVGEKTQPMALAVDPGAKYDGMAVASHEQIELKAMLFLPDDVPKKMETRRNLRRARRYRKAPRRPKRFDNRRKKGYWLAPTQRSKVEARLKVVREIRKIYPIKLIITEDVRYNHYKFRDGKYFSTVEVGKTLTYREYRKLAELRLVEVSDTDAWREQFGLRKQTDKKWEQVLETHANDAVAMLMGVAGCKDSPSAPFFVWRRLRYARRSLHRQNPQKGGVRPRFGGTASGGFFRKGDWVEAEKAGKVYRGWVCGLPTGTTNLVGIADADGKRIGQFTPKKVRLLARSTGFSWKEGSGIPPTA; the protein is encoded by the coding sequence ATGGCAAACAAGCCAAACGAACAGCCGAGAGTGCCGGTCGTCAGTATGGATGGCAAACCCCTAATGCCTACCACTCCGGCCAGAGCGAGAAAGATGATGAGAGACGGTGTGGCCAAGCCCCGGAGAAACAAACTGGGGCTGTTCTTTATCCAGATGGCCAGGCCGGTGGGGGAGAAGACCCAGCCGATGGCGCTGGCGGTAGATCCCGGCGCCAAGTACGATGGCATGGCCGTAGCCTCACACGAGCAGATAGAACTGAAAGCGATGTTATTCTTGCCCGACGACGTGCCTAAAAAGATGGAAACCCGCCGGAACCTGCGCCGGGCAAGGCGCTACCGCAAGGCGCCCCGGAGGCCGAAAAGGTTCGACAACCGAAGGAAGAAGGGCTACTGGCTGGCCCCGACCCAGAGATCCAAAGTCGAGGCCCGGCTGAAGGTCGTCCGGGAGATCCGAAAGATCTACCCCATAAAACTCATCATCACCGAGGACGTGCGCTACAACCACTACAAATTCAGGGACGGCAAATACTTCTCCACGGTCGAAGTCGGCAAGACCCTCACCTACCGGGAGTACCGGAAGCTGGCCGAACTCCGGCTGGTCGAAGTCTCCGACACGGATGCCTGGCGGGAACAATTCGGCCTCAGAAAGCAGACGGACAAAAAGTGGGAGCAGGTCCTGGAGACCCACGCCAACGATGCGGTGGCGATGCTGATGGGTGTCGCCGGGTGCAAGGACAGCCCCTCGGCTCCCTTCTTCGTCTGGCGGAGACTGCGCTATGCCCGGCGGAGCCTCCACCGGCAGAACCCGCAGAAGGGTGGTGTCCGCCCCCGCTTCGGCGGCACCGCAAGCGGCGGCTTCTTCCGCAAGGGCGACTGGGTGGAAGCGGAGAAGGCAGGAAAAGTGTACCGCGGCTGGGTGTGCGGCCTGCCGACGGGAACGACAAACCTTGTGGGCATTGCAGATGCGGATGGGAAGAGGATAGGCCAGTTCACCCCAAAGAAGGTCAGGCTGCTGGCCAGGTCTACAGGATTTTCGTGGAAGGAGGGATCCGGCATTCCTCCCACCGCCTGA